The genomic stretch aatatgtttatatgtacatgtgtgcctgtgggcATATATGCCTCGTGTGTGTTGGTATATATgatggccagaaaagggtgttgaatcccatgaaactggaattTCAGTTGGCTgagagctgctcagctgtgggtGTTGAGAACCGGCCCCAAGTTGTCTGCAAGGACAACAAGTGCTCATTTCCACTGAATCACCTCCTGATGGGATTTCCATTCAAgacaagagtgttagaagcttcaggCTCAGCGGCCTGAGAGTAGCTTATGGATGATTTCTCTTGAGTAGCTTGGCTTACTCCACgagcttcttaaatctgcctcttgttcatcctcatcttatagagatagagagagcaagcaagcctCCGAGAAGCTTAAGCTCAATGTTCTCAGGGTTTGTCCGGATATTTTGGTGTTGGGCCAGGTGCTGTgatgcccttggtatcctaatcgtGAGGCCAAGCCCAGGGTTAGGGGCCTACTAGGGAGAAGAAGGGATagccatattcagggaactctagtttgccttggagtCAAGTCCTGATATCCTAGGGCAAAAGATAAGTATCTtcggaatttaagggatgctctggGGCTCTGGTGCAAAACGgggccactatgtgctgagaTTTGGGCCGCAGGCAGATTTAAATCTATGCAAAATCAACGTGGGGAATAGGAAGGAAAAAGTTAAGACATAGGCCAGAAGGCTGTGCCTCTGGACTGGGGAGAGGCACTGTTGGGCGGTGCTTAGAAAACCCTCCTTAATCCTGGAGCAAGAAGAGGTGAGGACCTTATCAGCACCAAGTCCtaagtctgtgtgaccttggttcaGCCACACTTCTGCGGCTCAGTGTCCTCACCAGAGAACTTGTGTCGACCCCAAGCACAGAGGCTGGCAAGAAATCAAATACCATACCGTTGACATTTCCAAAGTGTGAGCGAGTGgacaagtgctgccagctcaaaACAGAAAGGGTTGCTCGGGTGAGAATCCCAAGGTGGGATGCTCAAGTTTGCCATGATGCTAGGAGCAAAAGCTTCAGCATGGGGCAAAGCTGGGAATGGTTCGCATGTGCCAAGTGTTTCGTCACAGTCACCTGCACCAAGCATTCTGGACAGGTGCTGGAAGAGCACGCGCTGCCTGACTGGAAAGCTGACGAATCGGCGGGAAGAATTCTTTTGTTCTTCTGGAGGAGAGGCTGCTGATTGGACAAGACCTCAGTCAGGGGCGGGCTCTTTGCTGTCCTTGGTTACTAGGATGCCCGACCCCTACCCCTTCGGCTGGCTGCCCTCTCGGTGCTGATCCGTACCCAGTGGGCAGCGCAAGGAGCTGCACCAActggtcagtgtagggctgcttctgctgtggggctcagccacCTGGGCAGCCCGCCAGGGCGGCGGGCCAAAATCTGGAGGTGCCGGGGGCCAAAGTTCCCGTTGGGTGCCTTGGTCACCCGCTGCCCCGGGCGGGCCAGTGAATGACAGGAGTCATGTTTTGGTGGAGGAGGGGGGGGGGctgcatagggcagggtcaggactctggcggAGCATCCCTGGAAGAACATGCCAGCTGCCTGGTTGGCCGTGAGCAGAGTCTTTTGATGctggcagggaggctgggagggcagcCCGGGGGGTGGttggagagccctgtgccctaggcctggccagtggggtagcagtgaacctgcctttcagtccggagccctgggtgcctcagaagcggagtgctgagatgtgctcaccacctgcttgttctcccagcctaaaccttcctccaaatcagtcataggcctaattcgttctcacacaccacagcgttgtgagtcatttttgctggaagcctgagactaaggtttgaggaaacaggcctacaaaGCTTTCTGAGCCAAGCAAGGTGGTATTCAGGGCCCTGTGTAATTGGTAGGGCGataatcctcctcctgtctctttccatcgagacccctctctgagccttctgtgctcttctggactcactgtttactgcttctcgaAAAACCTAGCCAAATGTCCACCATGGCTACTGTTTATGTATATCGTTATTGCTTTATTTGTctctttattatgtatgtatatgtttatttatctatctatctatctatctatctatctatctatttatttatttattttgaggtgtGAGTTCTGCCATGTTCGACCACCATTTCTGGAGCGTTTGCTTTTGGAGGATAAGGGTGGTGACGATTTCTTTCATCCCCTATggcgacagtctgttaagagattGACGTAGGAGTGTGTTAGGACTATTAAAaaaggtttttattgtgaatagtcttgacctatcccattaacttttaaTAGTACTGCACCTGGGTATGGGATCTCATGCACTCtaccgaggcaggaggactgccatgggttgccagtccagccagagctacatagctaGACTGTGTCTTGAAAGCAAGCAATGCTAAAAGCcattgatgcttggaggaaacagTCTGTCAGCACTGTTTCTCATGTTGCAGATGGGGCTGGCAATCCCCCAGACAGGATgctgctccagaaagggtcctggttgctctaaaccatagtttttcccacgggcccttagcttctccccacaggtgtctcgttttctgttgccatctgaaacctacaagagagattaaggaggtcgagcaAGGCAGCACTCTTCATTTCCGTTAGAATCAtgttgcctgtgaatgtttaattttgagggaaacccgcaccctgctctggagatagataccttttagaggctggggctgaatgcagtccgatggggcagcaggttgttgctctttaccagtgctacactggtgaggagagggaaactgagtagtagtgttccttttttcattgcccttccactgggccattttttaaaatgacgaatacagttttagccttgatgaaatcaTTGTAGGTGTCCTTATTCAAGGAGTAGGTAATAAAATATCAGTGTCCCAAATTGTTCCAGGTCAAAGGaatcattgcttttctttaattttcttttcttttgttttcttttcttttcttttcttcttttcttttcttttattttcttttcttttctcttctctttttttcttgtcatttctttattttctttttcttgtttggaaatttaGTCATCTACTGGCTTAAATATTTGCTGTAACTGCTAAAGGAAATTAGACTCTTACCCTCTTTGGAGTATTGAATCTCTTAGTGCTGTAGATGACTCAAATTGTCAGCATTGACTAATGCacacaatcttagggagtctctccttgatctaGCCTGTGTTAGGACAGGTGAGCCAGGAAAATCTCAAAgcaagagaatttcattatccatgtttcaTGCTTTTGCTAACTCATGAATAATTATGAATAGAAtatgatgcttgattcaatacTTTCCCGAATACCAGAATATCATTATTGTGCTGGGCATTTTAACTGCTACCACATAAAGAACATTACTATAGTAGTAggtcttttgtctttgtctttgcataattcatttgtaagCCTCAGCAcctattcagcactctaggtatTATTGAGATGGCATTCCTTTTgcatcccaggctcaagagtttTTGTCTCCTCAGACTGCTTGGATTTATGTGTTCAAATGGCTCCCCATGCCATTTCTTTCGAAGTCTCTttcgctgtctctctgtctctgactctgtctctgtttctctctctctctctctctctctctctctctctctctctctctctctcattctcccagagttatctggctgtccttgaaatccctctgtagacaatgctggcttcaaaatcagagatctacctgtctttgcctctcaagtgctgggattctagtcATGGTCTGCCTTTGAACCTTTCAACTCTTAATAAAAAGTTAGGATCATAAATGGTAAGGAATTGACACTGGTCAAAAATttacacagacagaggcaggcagatctctgtgagtttgaggccaccctggtgtacaaagcaaagtccaggacagccaggtctccaGTACATTCAAAGAGAAAGCATGCCTCAAGGTAAAAGAAAACAGCCCACGGGATTGTAGAATTAGATCTGATGTCCTAACGTGGCATCCAAAAGGTTGTTGCTAGCCTCAGCCCAACTCTTCAGGTTTTATCCTTCAAACTCAgcaacagaatagcttgctcagcattccgTATGCATTTTGCTCCCTGGTTTTTCTCACTAGCTGAATCACATGACGTTTCCCTTGTTTAAGGTTGGAGGAGCAGCAGTGATCACACGTCCAGTGCGGCAAAGAACTGCATTCTCCTTTCAggtcatcatcagaaaagctaacTTTGCTGTACAGTAAAGGATCTGGAGATCTGAACCCGGTTGAAGAACCTGTTAGCATTCCTGCCTGCAGAATAGGGGGTTGTATTCCCACTTCGTCTTTCCAGACCATCCTAGGAGAACTGTAAGACTCTGCCTTGGAAATTGCTAGGAATccttggaagggaaagaaagaagagtgtagTTGGCACTAAAAACAGGGTTGAATGAGTTCCGGAAAGCAGGCTTCTCACACTTGTGGACAACAATCTGCTGAAGAAGACAACTCTAAGAAAGCAATTCGAAGCAACATGCAGAGAAGTCAGATGAGAAGAGCTGCCTCAGGAAAGGAgtctgctgtttccctgccaaAGAGTCTTGAACCAGCCCTTCCAGGAAGATGGGGGGGTCGCTCTGCTGAGAAGGCCCCTTCTGGTTCTGTGCGGAAGACAAGCAAGAGCAAGCAGAAGACTCCTGGCAATGGagatggtggcagcagcagcaaaatgCCCCAGCCCCCACGGAAGAAAAGGGCACGAGCTGTTGCCACTGTGGAGAGTGAGGAGGCGTTGAAGAAGACAGTggatgtggaagtggaagtgaagatTCCTGAAGAATTAAAACCATGGCTGGTGGAGGACTGGGACTTGGTCACTAGGCAGAAGCAGTTGTTCCAACTCCCTGCTAAAGAGAATGTAGATGCCATTCTTGAGGAGTATGCCAATTGTACGAAGTCACACGGAAAGGGTGATAATAAGGAGTATGCAGTTGATGAAGTTGTGGGGGGGATAAAAAAGTATTTCAATGTgatgctgggcactcagctgcTCTACGAGTTTGAAAGGCCCCAGTATGCTGAGATCCTGCTGGCTCACCCTGATGTGCCAGTGTCACACATCTATGGGGCACCACACCTACTGAGATTATTTGTGAGAATCGGCGCAATGTTGGCCTATAAGCCCCTTGGTGAGAAGAGGGCAGTGTTGGCCAATACACCCTTCGATGAGCATAGCCTTCCATTACTGCTGGGctatttgcatgatttccttaagtATCTGGCAAAGAATTCTGCTTCGCTGTTTACTGCCAGTGATTACAAAGTGGCTTCTGCTGAGTATCACCTCAAAGCCCTGTGAAGGTCTACTGACCAATCGTTAGTGTCTGATGCCTGTAAACTCTTTTGTTTAGTCCTTTCAGTGTAGAATTGACGTTCTTTAAAACTGTCAGTGGAAAACAGGGCCAATGTtaagtttgtttcctgttctcttgtaagaagaaataaaaagactacCTCCTGACTGCTTTCCTCATTTTAAACTTGCTACCAGTGTATGCAGtaataagagaaagaagaaatttagAAGAACATTTTATTGCCTAGTTGACAATATTGCTTTAATACTGGCGGTTCTATCCCATTTCACACTACACCATTTTCGAACATGTGTTAATGCTACATGGTGAGATGCCCTGGTTCCTAGTGCCAAAGGTTCAACTTAAATGTATATATGTCAAAACCCATGAATTtgtgctcctcttttttttttttttttttatagttttagacTGAAACCGACCATCCACTTCAAATCCACATTTATTGATCCTTCGGCATTAATTCTATCATTGCTCAAAGTTTTGAAAGATGGAGATTTTTTTATCAGGTTTCTGTATTTGAATCTAATGTATTTTCTAACTTGACAGAAGCAGTGCATTATTCTGTAGACACAGTTTTCTCAAAAGTTGATATATTAGAAATGTACTTTAGGCCTTAAATGAAATTGTTTCTAAGTTTCAaggcaataaatgaataaattaataaacatgaaTGAAGAATCATTCCCTCTACCTCCATTACTTATTTTCACAGTCCAGTCCAAATTTTCCCCAGCTTTTCAAAACATCTTGCAAACATTTAGGTTTCTGGTGAATACTCCAGTCTCTTTGCACCgcaaaagtattatagcccttaagcaaccaaacagattttttttctgcgtttttgttttggtttgttttgtgtttttccggttgtgtgtgtgtgtgtgtgtgtgtgtgtgtgtgtgtgcattctgtacatgcacatataaacccATGTCACAGAGTGTGCTGGAGTCAGGGAacaacttcctccctcctccttgtattttttttatttttgaaagatttatttctctATTATGTATCATTATTCTGAatacatgtacacctgtacacccgTAGAGGgcagctgcacaccagaagatctcattctCGAGGGtcatgagcccccatgtggttgctggggtttgaactaaggaacttaacctctgagtcctgtctgcattGGTTatagggatccacctttgtagtTATGTTAGTGTGGCAAGCATGCTTATTCCATGAGCCATTTTCcctgccctgttttgtttttgacactgttaCTGGGCAGCCTAGGAAGCTCaccaacttgttttgtaatccaggtagacatcaaactcttgatcttgttttcttcattcactTACGTGTTAGGATTTTAAATGTTGACAACCACAATCAGTTTGGTATTTGccttatttgtatgtttatttattcactgtaatatatatggatgttttcctgaatgtatgtctgtccaccacatgcaagtctggcaaccacagaggtaGGAAGATGGTGTTAACTTCAATGGAACTTTAGATACAGTTGCAAGCCAGTGAATGCTGGGACTTCCTCCTTGGGCCTCTGGAAGGGTATTAAGCACAGAGCACTCTCTAGACCAatattggcttctttgtttctttgtttctttgcttttctccatGTAGCACTGACCTGCTGTGctcggtttgtagaccaggctggacctgAACGCACAGAGTTCCAACTGTCACttcctgccagagtgctgggattagaggcatgcaccaccatgtttgGGATCTCCAAGTTAATTTAATCATCCCCCTTTTGTCAAATTGGTGAGCAGGAACCCaatcagagaattggacaatctccattgtggagTTAGTAACAAGACCCGGGACTAGGAAGAATTATAAATATCCtctatggaaacaaacaaacaaacaaaccaaaaccaatatcaacaacaacaacaacaacaacaacaacaacaaacacccctctggtctttattattttagagatgaggtcTGATTATGCAGTCCTTGTTGGCATGTAATTCACTGTTTagacctcagacttagagattggcttccctcttcccctcaagagattggaggtgtgtactactaaGCTCTGCCCAGGAAGAACacggtaaaaaaataaataaaaaaaatatgtttatatgtacatgtgtgcctgtctgcATATATGCCTCGTGTGTGTTGGTATATATgatggccagaaaagggtgttgaatcccatgaaactggaattTCAGTTGGCTgagagctgctcagctgtgggtGTTGAGAACCGGCCCCAAGTTGTCTGCAAGGACAACAAGTGCTCATTTCCACTGAATCACCTCCTGATGGGATTTCCATTCAAgacaagagtgttagaagcttcaggCTCAGCGGCCTGAGAGTAGCTTATGGATGATTTCTCTTGAGTAGCTTGGCTTACTCCACgagcttcttaaatctgcctcttgttcatcctcatcttatagagatagagagagcaagcaagcctCCGAGAAGCTTAAGCTCAATGTTCTCAGCGTTTGTCCGGATATTTTGGTGTTGGGCCAGGTGCTGTgatgcccttggtatcctaatcgtGAGGCCAAGCCCAGGGTTAGGGGCCTACTAGGGAGAAGAAGGGATagccatattcagggaactctagtttgccttggagtCAAGTCCTGATATCCTAGGGCAAAAGATAAGTATCTtcggaatttaagggatgctctggGGCTCTGGTGCACAACGgggccactatgtgctgagaTTTGGGCCGCAGGCAGATTTAAATCTATGCAAAATCAACGTGGGGAATAGGAAGGAAAAAGTTAAGACATAGGCCAGAAGGCTGTGCCTCTGGACTGGGGAGAGGCACTGTTGGGCGGTGCTTAGAAAACCCTCCTTAATCCTGGAGCAAGAAGAGGTGAGGACCTTATCAGCACCAAGTCCtaagtctgtgtgaccttggttcaGCCACACTTCTGCGGCTCAGTGTCCTCACCAGAGAACTTGTGTCGACCCCAAGCACAGAGGCTGGCAAGAAATCAAATACCATACCGTTGACATTTCCAAAGTGTGAGCGAGTGgacaagtgctgccagctcaaaACAGAAAGGGTTGCTCGGGTGAGAATCCCAAGGTGGGATGCTCAAGTTTGCCATGATGCTAGGAGCAAAAGCTTCAGCATGGGGCAAAGCTGGGAATGGTTCGCATGTGCCAAGTGTTTCGTCACAGTCACCTGCACCAAGCATTCTGGACAGGTGCTGGAAGAGCACGCGCTGCCTGACTGGAAAGCTGACGAATCGGCGGGAAGAATTCTTTTGTTCTTCTGGAGGAGAGGCTGCTGATTGGACAAGACCTCAGTCAGGGGCGGGCTCTTTGCTGTCCTTGGTTACTAGGATGCCCGACCCCTACCCCTTCGGCTGGCTGCCCTCTCGGTGCTGATCCGTACCCAGTGGGCAGCGCAAGGAGCTGCACCAActggtcagtgtagggctgcttctgctgtggggctcagccacCTGGGCAGCCCGCCAGGGCGGCGGGCCAAAATCTGGAGGTGCCGGGGGCCAAAGTTCCCGTTGGGTGCCTTGGTCACCCGCTGCCCCGGGCGGGCCAGTGAATGACAGGAGTCATGTTTTGGTGGAGGAGGGGGGGGGctgcatagggcagggtcaggactctggcggAGCATCCCTGGAAGAACATGCCAGCTGCCTGGTTGGCCGTGAGCAGAGTCTTTTGATGctggcagggaggctgggagggcagcCCGGGGGGTGGttggagagccctgtgccctaggcctggccagtggggtagcagtgaacctgcctttcagtccgGAGCCCTGTGTGCCTCAGAAgcggagtgctgagatgtgctcaccacctgcttgttctcccagcctaaaccttcctccaaatcagtcataggcctaattcgttctcacacaccacagcgttgtgagtcatttttgctggaagcctgagactaaggtttgaggaaacaggcctacaaaGCTTTCTGAGCCAAGCAAGGTGGTATTCAGGGCCCTGTGTAATTGGTAGGGCGataatcctcctcctgtctctttccatcgagacccctctctgagccttctgtgctcttctggactcactgtttactgcttctcgaAAAACCTA from Meriones unguiculatus strain TT.TT164.6M chromosome X, Bangor_MerUng_6.1, whole genome shotgun sequence encodes the following:
- the LOC132650046 gene encoding mortality factor 4-like protein 2 — encoded protein: MPQPPRKKRARAVATVESEEALKKTVDVEVEVKIPEELKPWLVEDWDLVTRQKQLFQLPAKENVDAILEEYANCTKSHGKGDNKEYAVDEVVGGIKKYFNVMLGTQLLYEFERPQYAEILLAHPDVPVSHIYGAPHLLRLFVRIGAMLAYKPLGEKRAVLANTPFDEHSLPLLLGYLHDFLKYLAKNSASLFTASDYKVASAEYHLKAL